A single window of Bombus pascuorum chromosome 1, iyBomPasc1.1, whole genome shotgun sequence DNA harbors:
- the LOC132910329 gene encoding sodium channel protein Nach-like → MVVSSLCIAIGMLKVTLNYYQQHLVLSVIETTHHGIWNYPFPAVTVCDMNPVSLQLTKKFTDNLTFPSSLSKEFIAREMRLLNELLYPGIYGSHVRNNLSRLQNIFDMNKLSIPTIMNSVTRNCQSLLESCKWKSKIENCNTIFRSSISRDGLCCSFNYITYDSIMENPNIKPHKMTSCGYQSGLNILLNLDVENNNADIMESTEIKVMLHDPYDYPDHNAPSKLISTHEYSFLTVQPVETYSTLDIRKLKSTMRECIFYDEANTMIGNDWNRNFVPARYSFINCLTNCRTTVIKKKCGCIPYYYPQNDTRVCNLRDVECLETFKFWYDTSWPGTDMSPKTLQLVELDTKERPCNCKPDCNFYRYIMENSAGNLDKRVYYDGLTYTTYSSGGKTWKNQSIIHIFFGDLVSIQYRRDMHYSWRHLFATFGGLLGVFAGFSFMSIFEIIYFFIIRVLTDACVKRNTRNKSN, encoded by the exons ATGGTGGTCTCATCCCTGTGCATTGCAATCGGAATGCTGAAAGTTACTCTGAATTATTACCAGCAACATTTAGTTCTCTCGGTCATCGAAACGACCCATCATGGAATATGGAATTATCCGTTTCCAGCGGTTACGGTATGCGATATGAATCCCGTATCTCTTcaattaacaaaaaaattcaCCGACAACTT GACATTTCCATCGAGTCTGTCGAAGGAATTTATAGCTCGAGAAATGAGATTACTGAACGAATTATTATATCCTGGTATATACGGATCACACGTTCGAAATAATCTTTCACGATTGCAGAACATTTTTGACATGAATAAGCTTTCAATACCAACGATCATGAACTCG GTTACGCGAAATTGTCAAAGTTTGTTGGAATCGTGTAAGTGGAAATCGAAGATTGAAAACTGCAATACCATATTTCGATCAAGTATCAGCCGTGATGGATTATGTTGCagctttaattatattacttacGATTCGATTATGGAAAATCCAAA TATAAAACCACATAAAATGACATCGTGTGGATATCAGAGTGGACTCAATATATTGCTTAATCTGGATGTCGAAAATAATAATGCCGATATTATGGAATCTACGGAAATAAAG gTCATGCTACACGATCCTTACGATTATCCTGATCATAATGCACCGAGTAAATTGATAAGCACCCATGAATATTCGTTTTTGACTGTCCAACCTGTAGAAACTTATTCGACCCTTGATATCAGAAAGCTAAAATCCACCATGAGAGAATGCATATTTTATGATGAAGCAAATACAATGATTGGTAACGATTGGAACAGAAATTTCGTCCCCGCAAGATATTCATTCATAAATTGTCTAACGAACTGTCGAACAActgtaattaagaaaaaatgtgGATGCATTCCATATTATTATCCGCAAAATG ATACCAGAGTATGCAATTTAAGAGATGTCGAATGCCTAGAAACGTTTAAAT tTTGGTATGATACCTCTTGGCCAGGAACAGATATGTCGCCCAAAACTTTACAGCTTGTAGAATTGGATACTAAAGAAAGACCTTGTAATTGTAAACctgattgtaatttttatcgttatatcaTGGAGAATTCAGCAGGAAATCTTGATAAACGCGTTTATTATGATGGTCTAACTTACACTACTTATTCTAg CGGAGGTAAAACCTGGAAAAATCAAagtataattcatatattttttggaGATCTAGTATCTATTCAATACCGACGGGATATGCATTATAGTTGGCGTCATTTATTCg CAACATTTGGTGGTCTCTTAGGAGTCTTTGCTGGTTTTAGTTTCATgtctatttttgaaattatttatttttttattattcgggTTTTAACCGATGCATGTGTAAAAAGAAACACAAGAAACAAGTCAAACTAA
- the LOC132910296 gene encoding caspase-8-like: MTLLIDAKPSALSSNVSEDILNKDILWKIENDLSIDEKISILFLMITDYQHSFREICDLLQNYKDHKVYILTEFINKYPENWKNKLLESIFIIQNRQIIRKLGLPFENWDLLYLPKNGSCSRHLNVIAKSLYLLCEALSEDKIKLLLQYVRTDLIEYEEHLKDIDFLELHMLYWMQANYISIYPDGKAKLKNLLKHLKIFKELEHIYEDLKKYENHQNVLDTQRTNSTNISQIQTFSMREEESVLSDVEGEDIRKLNNGLCIIISQMRFSGQQFETRFGTVADRMKLSETFQRFGFTIEVFNDLTKDEILTTLENIPKDFGTGYDCIFVCILSHGSKGGIISADEKEVSIEAIEHKFCCTKLKDVIKVVIIQACQGKVTGQINDDEVTDVVADGPLNCEVSSILPYKNFCIFMSTMQGFISVRHKEEGSWFIQEFCNILQNGGNKITFLKAIRKTIQSVMKKKGKLNGTNSIAQLPELKTCRLLTDFQLPDYRADI; this comes from the exons ATGACTTTATTAATTGATGCAAAACCGTCTGCTTTAAGCAGTAATGTAAGTGAAGATATACTAAACAAAGacattttatggaaaatagaaaatgaccTTAGCATCGATGAGaagatatctattttatttttgatgatAACTGATTATCAACATAGCTTCAGAGAAATTTGtgatttattacaaaactatAAAGATCATAAAGTTTATATACTTacagaatttataaataaatatcctgaaaattggaaaaataaattattggaatctatatttattatacaaaataggCAAATTATACGAAAATTGGGTTTACCATTTGAAAATTGGGATTTATTGTATCTGCCAAAAAATGGATCATGTTCCAGACACTTAAATGTAATTGCAAAAagtctatatttattatgtgaAGCTCTTTCTGaagataaaatcaaattattgCTGCAATATGTTAGAACTGATTTAATTGAATATGAAGAACatttaaaagatatagatTTTCTTGAATTACATATGTTATATTGGATGCaagcaaattatatttcaatatatccAG atgGTAAGGCAAAACTTAAGAATTTGCTTAAACATTTAAAGATTTTCAAAGAGTTAGAGCATATTTATGAAGatctaaaaaaatatgaaaatcatCAAAATGTGTTGGATACACAGCGTACAAATTCTACTAACATATCTCAGATACAAACATTTTCCATGAGAGAAGAAGAATCTGTGTTGTCAGATGTGGAAGGAGaagatataagaaaattaaacaacggcctttgtattattataagcCAAATGCGTTTTTCAGGTCAACAG TTTGAAACCAGATTTGGAACTGTAGCTGATCGTATGAAACTGTCAGAAACTTTTCAAAGATTTGGCTTTACCATTGAAGTGTTTAATGATTTAACCAAAGATGAAATACTTACaacattagaaaatattccaaaagatTTTGGTACTGGTTATGACTGCATTTTTGTATGCATTTTAAGTCATGGGAGTAAAG GTGGTATTATTAGTGCAGATGAAAAAGAAGTTAGCATTGAAGCAATTGAACATAAATTTTGttgtacaaaattaaaagatgtTATTAAAGTAGTTATTATACAAGCTTGTCAGGGAAAGGTGACAG gGCAAATAAATGATGATGAAGTAACTGATGTAGTTGCAGATGGCCCTTTAAATTGTGAAGTTTCAAGTATTTTACCATACAaaaatttctgtatatttatgtCAACTATGCAAGGTTTCATATCTGTTCGTCATAAAGAAGAag GATCTTGGTTCATAcaagaattttgtaatattttacaaaatggaggaaataaaattacatttctgaAGGCTATTAGAAAAACAATCCAGTCTGTaatgaagaagaaaggaaaattaaatggaaCAAATTCCATTGCTCAGTTACCTGAATTGAAAACATGCAGATTACTTACGGATTTTCAGTTACCAGATTACCGAgcagatatataa